A single window of Diaphorobacter sp. HDW4A DNA harbors:
- the tetR(G) gene encoding tetracycline resistance transcriptional repressor TetR(G) has protein sequence MTKLDKGTVIAAALELLNEVGMDSLTTRKLAERLKVQQPALYWHFQNKRALLDALAEAMLAERHTRSLPEENEDWRVFLKENALSFRTALLSYRDGARIHAGTRPTEPNFGTAETQIRFLCAEGFCPKRAVWALRAVSHYVVGSVLEQQASDADERVPDRPDVSEQAPSSFLHDLFHELETDGMDAAFNFGLDSLIAGFERLRSSTTD, from the coding sequence ATGACCAAACTGGACAAGGGCACCGTGATCGCGGCGGCGCTAGAGCTGTTGAACGAGGTTGGCATGGACAGCCTGACGACGCGGAAGCTCGCTGAACGCCTCAAGGTTCAGCAGCCTGCGCTTTACTGGCATTTCCAGAACAAGCGAGCGCTGCTTGATGCGCTCGCCGAGGCGATGCTGGCGGAACGCCATACCCGCTCGCTACCCGAAGAGAATGAGGACTGGCGGGTGTTCCTGAAAGAGAATGCCCTGAGCTTCAGAACGGCGTTGCTCTCTTATCGGGACGGCGCGCGTATCCATGCCGGCACTCGACCGACAGAACCGAATTTTGGCACCGCCGAGACGCAAATACGCTTTCTCTGCGCGGAGGGCTTTTGTCCGAAGCGCGCCGTTTGGGCGCTCCGGGCGGTCAGTCACTATGTGGTCGGTTCCGTTCTCGAGCAGCAGGCATCTGATGCCGATGAGAGAGTTCCGGACAGGCCAGATGTGTCCGAGCAAGCACCGTCGTCCTTCCTGCACGATCTGTTTCACGAGTTGGAAACAGACGGCATGGATGCTGCGTTCAACTTCGGACTCGACAGCCTCATCGCTGGTTTCGAGCGGCTGCGTTCATCTACAACAGATTAG